ATTATTCTGACTGGACTTTTTAGATTTTCTACCCTAGTGTTTAACATCGGATCATCCGCAAGCACAGTTCCAATTCCGACCATTATGCCCATATATCTATGCCGCATATACTGAACTTCTTTTCTTGCTTCTTCTCCTGTAATCCACTTTGATGCACCTATCTTTGTTGCAATCTTCCCATCTAAAGTCATCGCGTATTTCATAATCACATATGGTTTTTTAGTTCTAATATAGTGGAAGAATATTGGGTTTAACTTGTCACATTCATCCCTCATATAGTCCTCGACTACAACGATTCCTGCTGCTCTTAATATCGCTACACCCTTTCCTGCAACCTTTGGATTTGGGTCTCTTGAGCCTATGATTACTCTTGCAATCTTTTGCTCTATGATAGCCTCTGTGCACGGCGGAGTCTTGCCGTGGTGACAGCAAGGTTCAAGCGTAACATACATAGTCGCTCCATCTGCAGATTCTGTAAGCGAAGCAATCGCATTGCGCTCAGCATGAAGCATACCGCATTTTTCATGATATCCTTCTCCTATGATTTGACCATCCTTTACTATTACTGCACCTACCATAGGATTTGGATTTGTCCAGCCTTCGCCTTGCCTAGCTAGCTGAATTGCTCTTTGCATATACTTTTGTTCTATCACCTATATGCCTTCTTTCTTTCGTTTTGGGACAAACAAAAACCCCTGCAATATATCTACAGGGGTAGTGCAATCTCTAATGTACAAACAAAAATCTCATACACCTATGATAATCTTGTAAAATAAAAGCTCTGAAATGGAATCCCATCTCAGAGCAAAGATACTACATCATTATCACAAAAATAATTGTACCATCATCTTCTTCCATCCAGACTATACTGTCGGCTCCGGAATCTAACCGGATCATGCCTTTCGGCTCGCGGGCTTTACCGCCGGTAGGGAATTACACCCTGCCCTGAAGATATCTTTTTTTTAATCATAATACTTTATTTTTGGTTTGTAAAGTACTAGTTAAAAATTTATTTGTGGTGCTTGCACTTATGCTCACCACTATGCTCGCCCTTATGGTGTCCGCACTTATGCTCGCCACTGTGCTCACCCTTGTGGTGTCCGCACTTATGTTCACCGCCATGGTGGCTACAGTTAGCGCCTTTGCTATACTCTAGTGTTTTAGCTAGGAGCTTTTCTACAGCCTCATCACAGTCACCGCTTACACCTGCGTATAGCTCAATTCCTGCTTCTGCTAGAGCAATCTGAGCGCCCTCTCCAATTCCACTACAGATGACTGCATCTACTTCTGATTCCTTTAGCAGTCCAGCAATTGCACCATGTCCACCCTCAGCTACTTCAACTAGCTTTGACTCCTGAATCTTGCCCTCGTTCACATCGTAAACCTTAAAAG
The nucleotide sequence above comes from Eubacterium sulci ATCC 35585. Encoded proteins:
- a CDS encoding riboflavin biosynthesis protein RibD produces the protein MIEQKYMQRAIQLARQGEGWTNPNPMVGAVIVKDGQIIGEGYHEKCGMLHAERNAIASLTESADGATMYVTLEPCCHHGKTPPCTEAIIEQKIARVIIGSRDPNPKVAGKGVAILRAAGIVVVEDYMRDECDKLNPIFFHYIRTKKPYVIMKYAMTLDGKIATKIGASKWITGEEARKEVQYMRHRYMGIMVGIGTVLADDPMLNTRVENLKSPVRIICDSKLRIPLDSQIVKSAKKQQTIIAYSDITYAEEKLKILQDAGIETVCCLGDDKRIDLNKLMSFIGDKGIDSILLEGGGTLNDSALRAGIVNEVQAFIAPKIFGGASSKSPVEGIGVEVPRDAFKLRCLEVQQIGEDIKIRYKVCMKEEEQCLQGL